AAAAACAAATCTACTACTTGTTTCATTTAGATTAAATATTTTTTTAATCAAAAACATATCCTGCTCAATGGGACCGGTAGGAATAAAAGAATTTGGACAAGACTGAGGTAACCAGAAATACGTCTTCCCTTTGCAAGGGGGAATAAACCTTGTCACTCTATTTCAGATGTCAATCAAAATTTGTCTGACGGAAATTTGCGCACAGTAACTTGGCTAGTTATGTTTCCTCTGAAATTCTTCCTGCAAAGCGGGGTAAAGTCGACGATAACGCATCAATAGATTTTGATAGTTCTCAAACAACTCTGGTTGAGGTTCTAGAACTCCCGCAATGGGAGGACGAGAACAAATTGAGACTGGATCACCTCCCTCTGCAGCTACTAATCCTAGGCGGGCTGCTCCAAAGGCTGCTCCCAACTCGGTACCACTGTGTCGAATGAGCGGACGCTGCAGCATTGTCGCCAATATCTGTCCCCAAGTATGACTACGGGCTCCACCACCAATCAAAGAAACCTCACCAATCTCTGCGCCTGCTTCAACAAGCACCTGCTGGCAATCAGCGAAAGCACAGGACACACCTTCCAAGACTGCTTGAGTCAAATGTCGGGCATCATGATTGTGATTCAGACCGAAGAATACACCTTGAGCCTGAGAGTCGTTATGTGGGGTTCGCTCTCCGGAAAGATAAGGCAGAAACAATGGTGCACCAGTTAGTACTGGGTCCTGTTGCAAGGCATTCAGCAAGTCAGCTTCTTTACGTCCAATCATCTGGGATAACCAACTCAAACAACTAGCTGCGCTCAGGATGACTCCCATTTGATGCCATGTCCTAGGCAGACAATGACAGAAAGCGTGGGCACCTTGTTCTGGAGCTGGCAGGAAAGAGGGTGTAACAACAAAGTATACTCCTGAAGTTCCAAGAGACAAAAAAGCAGACCCAGGTTGGATCGCACCAATCCCAACGGCACCTGCTGCATTATCTCCTGCGCCTCCTGCAATCAAAGGCTGACCGTTAATACCCCAGCGTTTTGCCAACTCTGGCAGCAATAATCCTGAAGATTCGGTTCCTTCAATCAACCTTGGCATATGATGTCGAGAGAGACCTGTTGCTGACAACATGACATTTGACCAGTCTCTTTTTTCAACATCCAACCAGAGGGTCCCCGCAGCATCTGACATTTCTGAAACCATTTCGCCGCTGAGCTGCAAACGCAGAAAGTCTTTTGGCAATAAGACCTTGTCCACTTTTTCAAATAATGCCGGCTCTTCTCGCTGTAGCCAAAGCAGCTTGGGTGCAGTGAATCCAGGCATTG
This DNA window, taken from SAR324 cluster bacterium, encodes the following:
- the xylB gene encoding xylulokinase produces the protein MYLGIDLGTSAVKLLLLSPEQQVLAEASITLTVQRPQSLWSEQEPEAWWHAVQAGIEELCKQHSLAQVKGIGLSGQMHGATLLDAQQQVLRPAILWNDGRSNTECEFLERQIPNARQITGNLAMPGFTAPKLLWLQREEPALFEKVDKVLLPKDFLRLQLSGEMVSEMSDAAGTLWLDVEKRDWSNVMLSATGLSRHHMPRLIEGTESSGLLLPELAKRWGINGQPLIAGGAGDNAAGAVGIGAIQPGSAFLSLGTSGVYFVVTPSFLPAPEQGAHAFCHCLPRTWHQMGVILSAASCLSWLSQMIGRKEADLLNALQQDPVLTGAPLFLPYLSGERTPHNDSQAQGVFFGLNHNHDARHLTQAVLEGVSCAFADCQQVLVEAGAEIGEVSLIGGGARSHTWGQILATMLQRPLIRHSGTELGAAFGAARLGLVAAEGGDPVSICSRPPIAGVLEPQPELFENYQNLLMRYRRLYPALQEEFQRKHN